ataaaaatatttgaattccaaAAACTCAGACTCAGTTGCAAATGGCGCTGACGGGCGGGGCCGGCTTCGTAGCCAACGGCAAAAAGTATCTGCAGCAGCCGGCCTGTCTGGCGCCCAAATCGAGGGCCGTCTACCGTGTCGGCATTCTCGTCAACGAGCTTAGTCCGCTCGTCACGCTCACGGTCCAACTCAAAGGGTCCAGTTCGGGGGCCTGTTGCGCTCCCAGCCAAGTCATTAACCTGGACGTCCATCTCGAGCAAATGGAGACGTTGCCCGTCTCCAAATCCGTCCGCGTTTCCAGCACCGAATTCCAGCACTCCCAATCGGACAGTTACCTCTTTTGCTTGGAAGGTATTTAcgccgtttttcttattttaaaggtggttaattaaactttaatttgaattcaattcgatattgtttaattgaattatagaAAACGTTTTTGTGTCGAACGCTTCGTCCTTCAAGTACGAAGTCTTGCCACTGGGAAGTCACGTCAAAACAATCGTGTTCCAGGCTTCGGCGCCGGCCGATTTGAGAGTCGTCCTGGGCAGTTCAGACAAATTTGATGATGACGAAGCCATTTCTTACCACCTGGTCATGGGCGGCGAGGATAACATGTACTCTTGGATATCCAAACAAATGAATGGTaggatttttttgaatattgaaaCATGAACTAAAGGTTTAATGTATTGTTTAATTGACTGGACAGGTTTGTCGGAgattaaaactaaaatagCGACGCCGAAAATATTGCGTCAGGATCGGCTGCAGACGTTCTGGATCAGCTGggatcaaatcaaattagGTGAGCTGGATTCGGTTATTTATTGGCCTAGACTTGGGATGTAACGtaacatttcaattcattagggaggaagaagaggaacaagcCATCCATCCCACTTGCCGATCAAAATCGCTGGCTCCTGTCGTTTGGCAAAGGATCGCATATTGGGGTTCGCCCGCTCGCGTCAATCCCACTAGAAGCCGGCGACACTCCGTTCCGCTACATTGGATTTTCAACCAGCTGGGGATTCCGAGGATTTTTCAGAGTGTGGGGTGCTGATGGAGCCATCGATCAGACGACCAGGACTCTGAGCGTCCCCAAACCGGTTCCTGGCCGTGTTAACGAAGAACAAGCCGAAATCACCGTCAAAGGTTCATCAAgtttaatgaaatgaaatttgaaattgttttttttttttataatttacttTTATCAATTCACAAGGTGGAATAGCGTCAAGTCTAGACGATATGTGGAGCGCCACTGGCTCCACCGATCCGTCGACCCTTGTCACCGTGCTGGAACGCTTCCATCACAATCAGTACGCCAAAAAACCCGCTGGCAAGGAAGACACCAGCTGGAACGGAATTCTACAGAACATTTTGAGCTTCAGGTCAGCCGACGGATCCTTTCACGATGCCGACGGGCCGTCTGATCTCAGGTATTCCGGTTATTTATCtgccggaaaaaaagaaatgatgaaacaatttCCGCAATTTCTTCTAGACTAACGGCGCTGACAGTTCACGCCCTGTCTTCCATCACCCTGCAGAGATATTCCGATCCTGATTTGCTCAAGTCCGTCTTGACTTGGATGCACGGGCAGCAGAACGATGACGGAAGTTTCGCCGACGGACCGAATGTCACCCAACGTCAAAGGATCGAAACCACCGCGTTCATTCTAACGTGTCTGTCAGACGTCCAGCACGACGACATCGTACGTGATTTattagttcatttttattcatttgatttatagATGAAAActtattgattcatttttattccgttCAGGTGTTGTTCCAAGTGAGTTCGGCCGCCCAGCGTTTCTTGGAACGTGAATTGGCGGCCAGTCGTGAAATGAAGACGATCGTTCCAATTGCGACGGCCGTCCTTGTGTCACATTCTTCCGCCTGGCCGGAAACGTTGGCCAAACTAGATAGCGTCTACGATGAACTTATCGATTGCTACTTGAACGACCGCAAACGTAAAGATAACAAAAACTCAGctacaacaaccaaattaAATAGCTGATTacttaattatattttaaacgCAGAATGTTTAAACGAGATGACGTACGCCCTAACAGCTTATTCTCATCAGAACAAGCCCGGCAAAGTTTTGGAAATGGTCAGGATTTTAGTTTCGGCACCGTGGCATATTCTTCATCCTTTGGTaacaaattaagaaaatctattataaaatagaatttaaaacaaaatgtaatgTTTTTGGGCTCACTAGGACAAATTGAGAATGATGAAAGCTTGGAGCAAATACAGCCAGGTGCTCAACGATCCAGTGCGTAATCTCAACATGCGACTAACATTCCAGAACGGCGAAGTCACTTTGATCCAATCCCATCATCTGTCTAACGTGAGTTggcttataattatttttactttaatttgtttcacatatttattgattttggtTATGTTTCACGCTTTAGGAGTCGGCGTTAGGCAACGCTTCCACGCCTCCGCAGATGGATTACGACGATGAAAATGTCATAGCCGGAACCAGTGACAACGAAACACGTTCAGAGTCCCAGGAGGAGCAGCAAAACGTGCGGATGCACACTCCGGCGCTTACGTACGACATTCCAAGTCTCCCGCAGAACGTTGAAGTAACCTTATCCGGAACTGGATGCGCTATTATTCAGGTTAAACTCTTTTTATTAACGGATTAAATAAGAGTtaactcatttttaaaaatttgattatagaCTAAAGTGTACTGGAAAACAGTGGAGCCACCTATTGTTGATGGATCTTTACTCTCCCTCTACACCTCAGTCGAAAGTGCCGGACTGGATGAAAATGAAGAGCCGCCAATGGCGCTGAACGCTACAATTTGTGTCCAGTAAGTTTTTCTGCCAATGGTGTTTCaaagcattttaaaattatcattttgtatttgtatagTTGGAACGGAACAAGTTCGACTGATTTGAAGATTCGCTTAGAAATGTTTTCCTCGTATGTGGTTTCGTCATTGGATGCCGAAGATAATTCGAGTGAgattggttttaaaaaattaccaaacgGTGAAGTCGTCGTGGATATTGCCCAGGTAGATAGGATACGTTAAAAACTTCTTACGATGTTTCATTCTTCAATAACAATTAATGTGACAGGTCAACCCGAATTGTGGTCGATGCTTTCGATTAAGAGCGGGACGGACGGGATTGGTAAGAAATATCCAACCTGGAAGGATTGATCTGTGGGAAAAGAATCGCCCACAATTTCATCATCACTGGCTTTTACATGGCCCAGACAATTCGACGTTGTGGGCTGGTACAAGATCTTCAATCGACCACTCAAACAAATGGCTTGCAGCGAAGCCGCAAACTTGCAGCAGCTAAAGGAATAATATCAAATCGAAGGATTGAATCATTTAAAGGATTTCCTATTTCCGCTTTTCCCgttactttttcttgtttcatatTGGAATTcttgaacgaaaaaaacaaaacaaattttgaatcatGTTTTGACGAAATATTCCTAAAGCGAAGCAAATCgataaattttctttgttgttatACGAAATATCCTAACTGTGGAATGTTCCCTACTCCCCAGATGACAATACATAGACTCACGAAACTCAAGAATTTGATTGCAACAAGAATTGGTGTTTCTTATTCAATACTAACGATGCCTGTGCATGTTACCCTCTAGGACCGACCCGCAAgttatttttatgaaaaaacatgtgtttttttttgggggggggaggagggatTTATTTAGTACTAGAGTTATTATGAGTTgctgacagtagaactccaaagacataagaactccttttttaaatattattaaaaatacccgacaacagaactccagtgcccgacactagaactccactacgcgacaatagaactcgatttaaaattcaattgagttctactgtcgggcatgaaattttttttaaaatcgttggagttctattgttggacatttaaaatatttaaaattcaatgaagttctattgtcaaacatgaaaataattaaagaatttattggcttattttattatttattgaatttattattctctTCATACCCCTGTCATGAGTCTacccttttccttttcgagttcatgaaaaattgttcaattCGAACAATTTGAAGTCGGTGCTTACTAAATTCGGGTTTTCTGGGTTGATAAATTGGCCGCAAGGTGGCTTGATTGAGACAGCATGAGCACTTGGGCAGAGCAGCTGATACCTGCTTGGCTACAGGATGCTGTGGCTGTACAAATATGTGTGAATGTGCCACGTCGAAATTctgattttgattaaaaaagaaaatggaagaagctCAACATTACCATCTAATGAAAAGGTAAACAGCTCTTTTATTTACATAAATTTCAGATTATCAACGAATGTTGTCGTGACATGATGCGATGCCCATGACAATTTATATTagtatctttattttttttcattcctcagTGCTGTCGAACATGTtcgtggttttgttgcagcaaGCAGGTGAAAGGTGTAGTTAAATACAGTTTAGCTGTTGCATGGAGTCTGTGGTGCCTATGCTATCCTGGAGTGTTTAGTTGTTCTGACTGGTTCTGACGTATGGCTTTCTGACTTTCTCTCAGCTGCTAAGTTCTCAGTTGAAGAATTCTGTTGAACTGCACATGATCTGAAATGATGAGCACTTGACACTTGTATTTCATCAGAACTTCTTCTTTGGATTAGCTGAGGTATAGTTATCAGTCTGATTTTAACTAGtcattaattaattgtttacACTGGgtgatttttaaataggatACTTCACTAAAAGGAATCATCTTGCAAGGAAACTTGGTGCAGAAGTAGCTGATTGACCGTTAGTTTATTCTGGTTCTGAGAAACACATGACAAAaatttggagaagaaaaacaatctcTCGGATTCATCACAGATTTTGCAGAATCCTAACAGAATAAGAAGGGAGTGTCCTACAGCTGAAATTGTGCCCCATTTTACCAAGTATTGCTGGCTCCGGTCAACATTTGGTCTAGTTGCGTAAGCATTTTTGCCAGTGAACAGTCGGAATATCGAAAATCTTTAAGTAATACgcaaaaatcttatttttgtttaagcttaaattaaattaaatttccaactCGTTTTTACAGCAGTAATTGTAACGTGCCTTACCTGAGATCGCGAGTCATCCCATCCAGTTCATCCCAAGACCGCTATTTCATATGACTTGACATGCAGGATACGGCGAAAAAAACCATCGAGCGAATGATGTTGGACAGCAGCAACGCGAAGCGGCTTACCTCTGAAATATATGTCGAACGATAATGAAGTGGAAGTGAATGCTGCAGTCCTTTCCGTTTTCTCCTCTACAAATCAGTCGCTCTGCTTAAAGCCAAGTTAGTATAATCAAGTCCTCCTGAGTCCAGGCCTGTACACAAGTccttataaacaaggtgacttttatttttttaatttacaggttccaaattaaattacaggtttctaaattggcatgatAGACTTAATGATAAGTacctttcctttcaagaaagatAACAAGACAACATTTAAGAAAGacaacaaggtcccttgtttaGCAACTAATGGCTGCTActcttgaatctccctttttacttccttaaacGGGCCCTCTTGATATGAGGTAATGTTTTCTGTCGCTACaatgttattaaaaatttttttcatccaaataaatgttcgttctgcttacagggtaatccttcgctacttatcgTGGACTTCAACCATTGCTGGAAACCAACCTTGAGAGCATGCTGTCATTCAAGAATGATAAATTGTATTGTTAGTTAAATTActagtgcatatctgggctcccttcttttctgtggccccgtttccctaactaaacactaaccaacgcccgccggtggtcactcgcccgctgtgaaaccaggaggaggggagggctctggtcgaacggggacttggaaggcgcatgatccgatgaaaacttttggagggtcatgagtctaacccggaagcctagtatgactacatctccccggaaaaacttgcctcgtacttctctcttcttctcggtccagatactatctctgggggccgtagacaaaacctataacagcatgtgcgagtttatAAGATGCagcccactacccaatgaaagaaaaagccgtGGATTTGTTTTGCGGACATCTGCGTCAGTCACGCAGATTTCCGTACAAATAGTCCATCgttttttgtctcattgccgcagcggtggtggcgggtttgCAATAAACTCGTACAGTAGAAaaacgtcttgaaccggacgctctgtttattgaattattgaaataaaaataaaaaaaagttgtattgaaatataacttttttattcattatgaCATTACATTGTTTTTGGCTTAAACATTGGTTTATGTGGTTTAGGGTATAAATTTGAGGATTAAAAGGTGTATGTTTGTGGGGcttgaagaattggaaggtgtaagtttgtggggtttggagattaattggtagggaaaAGTTTGTagttttaaattaacttttttatccaaacttgaattaccccctccctccaacatcctccactttcctttcccaatcccgaaaacatgtttattacttGTGGACATAAACAATTAAGCAtccccatatttcttttttgttccttcttaaCAAATTAACGGTGAACTACATTAAATAATTATGTAACTTTGGTAACACGACAGCAGCACTAAGGAACggctaattgaatttgatgcagaaagatctatcaccagcataggctgaaacaacgtaccacagcggacagcaactacgcgaacatacaagataaacctgtaaccgaaatgaaatgaattaaatcttcactatcaatggaaatgctgtctgaaaagacaaattaatgaCACTAGCTTTAGTGGTTttagttaaacaaaaaaattctgaaaacaaTATCTGATCATTGCTATTGTTGAAACTTAACAAGATGTGTGATTTAAactacaacaaagaagaaagagaagctaAAACTTAAACGGGATGTtaattctgtttttaaaaaatcaattacttaCAAGCAGTGAATTCTCATGTGACGATAACAAAAATTACACAAGTAGAACTATAGCCTAACTATGAAACCTCAGATGAACCTCAGAGTCAGTTCAAAGCAAGCTTTTTGAATCAGCAATACCTTAATCTATCAATCTTAAATCTGTCAATCTTACCTTGTCCTAAATTAGAACAAAGTGGTGACTGGTGGTAAGTGGTAACCATAAAATTATGAGTAGCAgcattttcttgctgttgtcGCAAAATAGATAGCATCAAAGAATTAGATCTGgcgaaggcatcaatatcttgaagatttacaacttgaaagggaaaaattaatgTGAACATTATTGTCTTGAAAAacagtaattcaaaatatttttggtaaaataactaacctgcaacagaaatgattttgCTTCAGAAGACATAGGTTGTGAGCTTGCATTTTTGGATtagaccatttcatttctattgtcacgagCAGTTGTACCTAGTTGGCCAGGTACATGAAAGTCAAGAAGTAGTAAAAgttagtcaagaatgcagtaagaatTTTTAGCTGAAGAATGTTTTAtctattacttaaaaacagttaacttgttatccgatctccgttgttaaactttttaagtaaCTTATGAAAGTTACGACGTGTAATCACTGTAATGTAATGTCATGTGACTCATGTCTGTCTGTGATTGACTGTGCAACCAtcttaagattcaaaactcattactagatgtcgccagagTCGCCAATGTTGTTCGTTCCtggtgaaacgaggcgaaatgagcgaaacaaatttttgcttATATTAtacttattcctgtgatttcaaataccaaattgaacttcgtatcttatgtaggtttacATGGTTTATCTTTAtctagttttcttatttttatattgtaccaacttatttcttcaaattctagatgcattaCTGACAGTCATTCCAACTCCAACAAGTTGTCTAAgggctcagtcaatttccatccattagatcttcatgctgtcaaaagcctaaaactcagaTTTGAAGCACACAcatagtggaatacaaatgtgccgagataaggtatttccccattactgctaccagaccattacaattaaGATTTTCATacaacataggtattcttgcttaTGACGAACCATAGgattttttctgaatctcgcaattttggtgatGTACCCTggaacagcatgtttgttgttatggctgtttttacttcaGTTTAGAAGGCAgcccagctaagagataggtagagtttaatttcttataggtaaatttgtgtaaatttgtaaataacatagagaatttccttgtcccatttccacttaagagtttcagtgacatgaagagtgtgaagtgaaccacctatcacctcctactgcaatacttcatcacactttctttagcatcaggaaatttatctcaacatgtggagtaagGCTGTTAGTTGCTGTAAATTCCAATTATACGGTTTtgtcatcatgaacatttcagtgtgctcatagaaaaggtaaagattgatatgctttattcatttttatattttcattaatgtaaaacatttttttttacagagcacgcagtttctttgtggaatcgtgtggtcctctAACGGGTATTCTTGAGCCAACGCTGGCTTTTGTCCATGACCAacgctccatccttatcttcccgacgtaaGCTCATCCAGCTTCTGCTTCATCGCTTTGTacacaaaaatacaacttgtCTTTCCTCactgacgagttggaacacttcagtggtcgcttccgtgccgctgttacacacccgcagtcactcaccacgggattatgcccaggtacccgacaatttacttattttcgtagattatctattcTAATAGTATACTTACTTGTGTCTGTAATAATTccgaaatcaggcccttcttgcgcgcttaagtgttacttagacgtttcttttttctaacgctagatggcttttcgataattgtcagctgttgacagtcagtttcagttactttaaaatctctttaaccaattatcggcagctgttgtgtggaactttttttgtgaaaactgacgataactattcccccaataaagctcacttgttagatttttaataatgtgtttttttttctacttccggttttctgaTTTCAGCCAGTAGttaagtaaatattcattcgacgctcaaaagaaccacaaattcgtgatcctcgtcaaatttgtgataaagttcatgttttttttttgtatgttttcgtacttccggttttgaaaattttcctgaactatagttcaggaaaattctcgattttggccaaatttttgatttcgtttaaatgatACCtattcgaccccaaatttcatggagatcacgaatatgtggtttaatttgtcgacagctcaatggttaaggcgctgtggttacttccggtatacttccggaaattttttgaataactAGCAactgagctttgttctgtttacagttctcaatattgcaagcttgatttaaaattttaaaaaatgcaactttaaatctttgagctaaaaaaacCAGATCAATGTACCTACATGTATTAAGTAACTTTTATTAGCATGtaactaaataagaattgttttctctttattcaggtaatgcagaggaaacgtcgagatgatggacaccaaaacatcttcgttatctccaaaatgtcagcgcggatcatcatttgttgttggtaatgttttcgtttgtgttagttaactcGTTGACTGTCACGCctttgtcccccccccctacctccttagcacgggcctccTAGAGGCCTTCTAAtagcgtgcattccatcttccccTATCaccccggacttgtcagcaatggcaagtcccaccttggtcatggatccttcagacatggcgcgtagagagtagagaacaacctacgggttgtatggcgtggcagccaacgggttaacttaagtgtatgtatgtatttatgcatgtatgtgattgtaaaatgtggtggaattgtgggtggaggtgggacaataaagcaattccttttaaagttttttgtttgctgtgtcttataacttaaaataaaatcatgtttAGCACTTGACTGGTATATTTCTTACAACTTTAAAGTTTTATATAAGTTATAGGCAGAAGTGACTGATGTGAGTGACTATCTGCAACTCCTGTGGCACAGCATTTCAGAAcaccagcacagctactttCTTCAATCGTGTATCAGCTGCATAATCAgatctctcaactggaaataggctgcaaaaccactgcagATTGAACAGCACAGGCATAGTTTAAGTATCACCAAATCctatggggaaaaaggaatattattttccatgATCAAACTTaagatgcaaaagaaattgtgtaaaacaaatgacagatttttttccaagataAGATTCCATTCAttggcaaataaaattttaaatgaagattaaATCCCATGAAAAGAGAATTCTGTTTAAGTGTTAGAAAAAGTTGATAATACAgagtggaaatttttgttctagttTAATCAGAATAAAATTGTTAACTCAAAGGAAGCTGATCACTATATGATATCTTTCACGGAAACTATTATTTGGAAGCAAGAAATAGCACCACTTATTGTCTACATCAGATCAGAGTTTACTTGTcagttgaattaaaaaaaaaaaa
This region of Daphnia pulex isolate KAP4 chromosome 9, ASM2113471v1 genomic DNA includes:
- the LOC124202121 gene encoding C3 and PZP-like alpha-2-macroglobulin domain-containing protein 8 isoform X1, encoding MKASLLLQSAFVTVLVGLLTLERFLDAAALTQPPAFSPNSTSPSSSTWNVVWPRAVILGSTTVMWIDLEGSQQTTNAIVTVRLADSRRTYEQKTLTLHHGEAISPVELTIPMSYDGQLTVRLGCGSPANASSSGNGSNVVGGGGCQSEEFPVHPLEAIQSLSLRLERTVYHPDDVVSIWLACLDQHGQIIAGADPERGPSRTEQAAAMHDVASSVQVAAHDPNNVIVHYWSVSLVGSGLKNLLFQLSDLPQQTGMWTIRATAGGLTAAQSFRLIRRQHQSRQQMDRNATEPEEKPIDPSPMVESHFVELDFSPRTASVIQQGSPFAGELIAGTSERGITVGLDVLDQHGASLHHQTIHFNRTTSTIIFTVPALSNLTSNATLQGTLKSIEGQPLDSQFVLASHSLGVSTWPESGDSSGNCNVQLFSQNGKYRFMEGETLHLSIYSGCKLVGNRINYAVISRSSGHVISWGQEYLVAMTAGSIVQTGNQSEGGDESKWAAELNLSIPVIYEMIPRAIVTVFFSHDDGQHLASSSLDVQVYNNVETKVTVVGVKGNKVRVNMTLKLGSYHCLFGSWADKEMANSAEVQSPNLLGPSIETDRFLRLLPKFQAPPTPWQLFGQSSELWFVQCFDPSESTTKEMDLVVASGSDPQLTLLTVDRNGRVRQSSPVTIPIKPVDWTIDFQLPESVRVGEELVVDVTLTNRFQNCSQTQLQMALTGGAGFVANGKKYLQQPACLAPKSRAVYRVGILVNELSPLVTLTVQLKGSSSGACCAPSQVINLDVHLEQMETLPVSKSVRVSSTEFQHSQSDSYLFCLEENVFVSNASSFKYEVLPLGSHVKTIVFQASAPADLRVVLGSSDKFDDDEAISYHLVMGGEDNMYSWISKQMNGLSEIKTKIATPKILRQDRLQTFWISWDQIKLGRKKRNKPSIPLADQNRWLLSFGKGSHIGVRPLASIPLEAGDTPFRYIGFSTSWGFRGFFRVWGADGAIDQTTRTLSVPKPVPGRVNEEQAEITVKGGIASSLDDMWSATGSTDPSTLVTVLERFHHNQYAKKPAGKEDTSWNGILQNILSFRSADGSFHDADGPSDLRLTALTVHALSSITLQRYSDPDLLKSVLTWMHGQQNDDGSFADGPNVTQRQRIETTAFILTCLSDVQHDDIVLFQVSSAAQRFLERELAASREMKTIVPIATAVLVSHSSAWPETLAKLDSVYDELIDCYLNDRKQCLNEMTYALTAYSHQNKPGKVLEMVRILVSAPWHILHPLDKLRMMKAWSKYSQVLNDPVRNLNMRLTFQNGEVTLIQSHHLSNESALGNASTPPQMDYDDENVIAGTSDNETRSESQEEQQNVRMHTPALTYDIPSLPQNVEVTLSGTGCAIIQTKVYWKTVEPPIVDGSLLSLYTSVESAGLDENEEPPMALNATICVHWNGTSSTDLKIRLEMFSSYVVSSLDAEDNSSEIGFKKLPNGEVVVDIAQVNPNCGRCFRLRAGRTGLVRNIQPGRIDLWEKNRPQFHHHWLLHGPDNSTLWAGTRSSIDHSNKWLAAKPQTCSS
- the LOC124202121 gene encoding C3 and PZP-like alpha-2-macroglobulin domain-containing protein 8 isoform X2; translation: MKASLLLQSAFVTVLVGLLTLERFLDAAALTQPPAFSPNSTSPSSTWNVVWPRAVILGSTTVMWIDLEGSQQTTNAIVTVRLADSRRTYEQKTLTLHHGEAISPVELTIPMSYDGQLTVRLGCGSPANASSSGNGSNVVGGGGCQSEEFPVHPLEAIQSLSLRLERTVYHPDDVVSIWLACLDQHGQIIAGADPERGPSRTEQAAAMHDVASSVQVAAHDPNNVIVHYWSVSLVGSGLKNLLFQLSDLPQQTGMWTIRATAGGLTAAQSFRLIRRQHQSRQQMDRNATEPEEKPIDPSPMVESHFVELDFSPRTASVIQQGSPFAGELIAGTSERGITVGLDVLDQHGASLHHQTIHFNRTTSTIIFTVPALSNLTSNATLQGTLKSIEGQPLDSQFVLASHSLGVSTWPESGDSSGNCNVQLFSQNGKYRFMEGETLHLSIYSGCKLVGNRINYAVISRSSGHVISWGQEYLVAMTAGSIVQTGNQSEGGDESKWAAELNLSIPVIYEMIPRAIVTVFFSHDDGQHLASSSLDVQVYNNVETKVTVVGVKGNKVRVNMTLKLGSYHCLFGSWADKEMANSAEVQSPNLLGPSIETDRFLRLLPKFQAPPTPWQLFGQSSELWFVQCFDPSESTTKEMDLVVASGSDPQLTLLTVDRNGRVRQSSPVTIPIKPVDWTIDFQLPESVRVGEELVVDVTLTNRFQNCSQTQLQMALTGGAGFVANGKKYLQQPACLAPKSRAVYRVGILVNELSPLVTLTVQLKGSSSGACCAPSQVINLDVHLEQMETLPVSKSVRVSSTEFQHSQSDSYLFCLEENVFVSNASSFKYEVLPLGSHVKTIVFQASAPADLRVVLGSSDKFDDDEAISYHLVMGGEDNMYSWISKQMNGLSEIKTKIATPKILRQDRLQTFWISWDQIKLGRKKRNKPSIPLADQNRWLLSFGKGSHIGVRPLASIPLEAGDTPFRYIGFSTSWGFRGFFRVWGADGAIDQTTRTLSVPKPVPGRVNEEQAEITVKGGIASSLDDMWSATGSTDPSTLVTVLERFHHNQYAKKPAGKEDTSWNGILQNILSFRSADGSFHDADGPSDLRLTALTVHALSSITLQRYSDPDLLKSVLTWMHGQQNDDGSFADGPNVTQRQRIETTAFILTCLSDVQHDDIVLFQVSSAAQRFLERELAASREMKTIVPIATAVLVSHSSAWPETLAKLDSVYDELIDCYLNDRKQCLNEMTYALTAYSHQNKPGKVLEMVRILVSAPWHILHPLDKLRMMKAWSKYSQVLNDPVRNLNMRLTFQNGEVTLIQSHHLSNESALGNASTPPQMDYDDENVIAGTSDNETRSESQEEQQNVRMHTPALTYDIPSLPQNVEVTLSGTGCAIIQTKVYWKTVEPPIVDGSLLSLYTSVESAGLDENEEPPMALNATICVHWNGTSSTDLKIRLEMFSSYVVSSLDAEDNSSEIGFKKLPNGEVVVDIAQVNPNCGRCFRLRAGRTGLVRNIQPGRIDLWEKNRPQFHHHWLLHGPDNSTLWAGTRSSIDHSNKWLAAKPQTCSS